A window of the Sneathiella sp. P13V-1 genome harbors these coding sequences:
- a CDS encoding cysteine synthase A, with protein MTIRNNFVDTIGNTPLIRLTGPSEETGCDIYGKAEFLNPGGSVKDRAALAIIEDAEKKGILEPGGTIVEGTAGNTGIGLALVGNAKGYKTIIVMPETQTDEKKAILKYCGADLRLVPAKPYKDPGNYVKYSGRLAEELAGSSDHGVIWANQFDNVANKLGHYKTTGPEIFDQTDGKVDGFICAVGSGGTLAGTADALRERNPGIKIGIADPMGAALFNYYKNGELKAEGSSISEGIGQGRITANLEGLEVDMPYQIGDAEALKVLYDLNIKEGLQMGLSSGVNVAGAIRMAKEMGPGHTIVTVLCDTAQKYFSKLMDVDMLRANDLPVAPWLED; from the coding sequence ATGACTATCCGCAACAACTTTGTTGACACCATCGGAAACACCCCTCTTATCCGCCTTACGGGCCCTTCCGAAGAAACTGGGTGTGATATTTACGGTAAAGCAGAGTTTCTTAACCCGGGCGGCTCAGTTAAAGATCGTGCAGCTCTTGCCATCATCGAAGATGCTGAGAAGAAAGGCATTCTAGAGCCAGGTGGGACCATCGTTGAAGGTACCGCAGGCAATACAGGTATTGGTTTGGCCTTGGTTGGTAACGCAAAAGGCTACAAAACCATTATTGTGATGCCTGAAACCCAAACCGATGAAAAAAAGGCGATCCTAAAATACTGCGGCGCTGACCTTCGCCTTGTTCCAGCCAAGCCATATAAAGATCCTGGTAACTATGTGAAATATTCAGGTCGCCTTGCAGAAGAACTGGCCGGAAGCAGTGACCACGGCGTCATCTGGGCCAATCAGTTTGACAATGTAGCGAACAAACTTGGCCACTATAAAACAACTGGCCCAGAAATTTTTGATCAAACAGACGGCAAGGTAGATGGCTTTATCTGCGCAGTTGGCAGTGGCGGCACACTTGCAGGGACAGCGGATGCTCTTCGTGAACGCAATCCGGGCATTAAAATCGGCATAGCTGATCCTATGGGCGCTGCCCTCTTCAACTATTATAAAAATGGAGAACTTAAAGCTGAGGGAAGTTCCATCAGTGAAGGTATTGGACAAGGCCGTATTACCGCCAACCTTGAAGGGCTTGAAGTTGACATGCCGTACCAAATAGGTGACGCAGAGGCCTTGAAAGTTCTATATGATTTGAACATCAAGGAAGGCCTTCAGATGGGACTTTCTTCCGGTGTGAATGTGGCCGGTGCAATTCGTATGGCCAAAGAAATGGGACCTGGGCACACAATCGTTACGGTACTCTGTGATACAGCCCAAAAATACTTTAGCAAACTCATGGATGTTGATATGTTGAGGGCAAACGACTTGCCGGTTGCGCCTTGGCTAGAGGACTGA
- a CDS encoding helix-turn-helix transcriptional regulator, whose amino-acid sequence MRRDWIEERLKKINRRKSDLGKALSLPPSRVSEIINGRRRIQSNEISKLAKFLLLNQDEVIHHIRKETDEANLDIKKTIETVIVAGQACSKNSTYSLWPEANRYIITLPTSHNFSYSTKYAFIENTNTSKRLRIFVCITNSDFPNDPPLPDASNFTPTKTFQCMNEEDMHQIGEYKEI is encoded by the coding sequence ATGAGACGCGACTGGATAGAAGAGAGGTTGAAAAAAATAAATCGCCGGAAAAGCGACTTAGGCAAAGCACTTTCACTTCCTCCATCTCGTGTCAGCGAAATCATAAACGGCCGCAGGCGCATACAATCCAACGAAATTTCTAAATTAGCAAAATTTTTACTACTCAATCAGGATGAGGTTATTCACCATATCCGCAAAGAAACGGATGAGGCGAATCTAGATATTAAAAAAACCATTGAAACCGTCATTGTTGCAGGTCAGGCCTGTTCAAAAAATAGTACGTATTCACTTTGGCCCGAAGCAAACCGCTACATCATTACCTTACCCACAAGCCACAATTTTTCCTACTCAACCAAATATGCCTTCATAGAAAACACCAATACGTCAAAGAGGCTTCGAATCTTCGTGTGCATCACTAATTCTGACTTCCCAAATGACCCACCTTTACCTGATGCAAGTAACTTTACACCGACAAAAACCTTTCAATGCATGAACGAAGAGGACATGCATCAAATTGGAGAATACAAAGAAATTTAG
- the terL gene encoding phage terminase large subunit, with protein MASSADIGIYGGAAGGGKSYALLLEPLRHIDNPLFRAVIFRRTSKQIRNEGGLWDAARKLYSHLGATAKETDLVWRFPSGATISFGSMEHEKNCYDWQGTEIAFLGFDELTHFTEKQFYYLLSRNRSVCGIRPYVRATCNPDADSWVARLIDWWIDDATGQIPACNSGAVRWFVKEGDDLHWSGNEHELKQRFEDQSPKSMTFVSASVEDNQILLKSDPAYRANLAALDRVERERLLNGNWRIRPEGGEFFRREWFSRAPALTADLREVRGWDLAATSENESGGGRADWTAGVKIGKDSSGRYYILDVKRMRGSPGQIEDLIKRTAKEDGKAVAIVLPQDPGQAGKSQSQSLIRMLAGYRVKALPVSGSKMARARAFSAQVEAGNVGLVSDDWNELFLRELEAFPGGRHDDQVDAAVDAFNFFLRQRATSRKEMY; from the coding sequence TTGGCAAGTTCCGCTGATATCGGGATTTATGGCGGCGCAGCAGGAGGCGGGAAAAGCTACGCGTTACTGCTGGAGCCATTGCGCCATATTGATAACCCACTGTTTCGGGCGGTCATTTTCAGGCGTACATCAAAGCAGATCAGAAACGAAGGGGGGCTTTGGGATGCAGCCCGAAAACTATATTCACATCTGGGAGCAACAGCCAAAGAGACAGATCTGGTCTGGAGATTTCCATCCGGGGCAACAATAAGTTTCGGATCTATGGAGCATGAGAAGAACTGTTATGACTGGCAGGGAACTGAGATTGCTTTTCTGGGATTTGATGAACTTACTCATTTTACGGAAAAACAGTTTTATTATCTGTTGAGTCGCAACCGTTCAGTTTGCGGTATCAGGCCATACGTAAGGGCCACTTGTAATCCAGATGCTGACAGCTGGGTTGCGCGTCTGATTGATTGGTGGATTGATGACGCAACCGGCCAAATCCCGGCGTGCAACAGTGGAGCTGTCAGATGGTTTGTGAAAGAGGGAGATGACCTGCATTGGTCCGGTAATGAACACGAACTAAAGCAGCGGTTTGAGGACCAATCTCCAAAATCCATGACATTCGTGTCCGCCTCGGTGGAAGACAATCAGATCCTTCTTAAAAGTGATCCAGCCTATCGTGCAAATTTGGCGGCCCTAGATCGGGTGGAGCGTGAACGACTTTTGAACGGAAACTGGAGGATAAGGCCCGAAGGGGGGGAGTTTTTCAGAAGAGAATGGTTTTCCAGAGCTCCAGCACTCACGGCAGATCTTCGAGAAGTGCGAGGTTGGGATCTGGCGGCCACATCGGAAAATGAAAGCGGTGGAGGCCGGGCTGACTGGACGGCCGGGGTCAAAATCGGCAAAGACTCCAGTGGTAGGTACTACATCCTTGATGTGAAGCGCATGCGAGGAAGTCCCGGTCAAATTGAAGACCTTATCAAAAGGACGGCAAAAGAGGATGGCAAAGCGGTTGCCATTGTCCTGCCTCAAGATCCGGGGCAGGCGGGGAAATCACAATCTCAAAGCCTGATCAGGATGTTAGCGGGATACAGAGTAAAAGCACTGCCGGTATCGGGAAGCAAGATGGCACGGGCGCGGGCTTTTTCTGCTCAAGTTGAAGCAGGGAATGTTGGGCTTGTATCGGATGACTGGAATGAGCTTTTCCTCCGGGAATTGGAAGCCTTTCCAGGAGGGCGTCACGATGATCAGGTGGATGCTGCCGTGGACGCGTTTAACTTTTTCCTTCGCCAAAGAGCGACAAGCAGAAAGGAAATGTATTGA
- a CDS encoding DUF4055 domain-containing protein, which translates to MIDPSIKSPEYMEMAEKWILPKALMGGTQAMLSHGSRFLPKHPAENERVYAERSRRTVLRNYFRKSVDRITGHVFAGAVSPDTAFNIKFLEFLTDINLMGQGVTSFARDWFVDALVCGISYAYVDFAAGRPYAVHLKADQLLSIEWSDAQGAPDIQEIRILEATRNSSQVHGRSRERIRRVAKDVWELYEQDDKGKWQIIESAENQLGAVPIVPLYAKRTGFMQAEPPLEDLAYLNLEHFQIRSDQRNALNVASFPILAASGYDPELDGPIEVGPNKVLTTSDTDGRYYYVESTGSALEAGARELKELEQVIQQFGMQLEKGSALETATGRLLEAGDSYSPIRMFNFEVEESLNNLMRWFGKWIGHDPEGRLKLPFEIATNSSEN; encoded by the coding sequence ATGATCGATCCATCAATAAAATCGCCCGAGTATATGGAAATGGCGGAAAAATGGATCCTGCCCAAAGCGTTGATGGGAGGGACGCAAGCGATGCTTTCCCATGGCAGTCGGTTTCTGCCCAAACACCCGGCTGAGAATGAGCGGGTTTATGCAGAACGGTCCCGCCGGACAGTGCTCAGAAACTATTTTAGGAAAAGTGTTGATCGTATTACCGGGCATGTCTTCGCTGGGGCCGTCTCTCCAGATACGGCATTTAATATCAAGTTTCTGGAGTTTCTGACGGATATTAATTTGATGGGACAAGGGGTGACGAGCTTTGCCAGAGATTGGTTCGTGGATGCACTGGTTTGCGGTATTTCCTATGCCTATGTGGATTTCGCAGCGGGGCGTCCATATGCGGTTCATTTGAAAGCTGACCAACTGCTATCTATCGAATGGTCAGATGCTCAGGGGGCTCCTGATATTCAGGAAATAAGAATATTGGAAGCGACAAGAAATAGCTCCCAGGTCCACGGGCGATCAAGAGAGCGGATCAGACGCGTTGCTAAAGATGTGTGGGAGCTTTATGAGCAAGATGACAAGGGGAAATGGCAAATTATTGAAAGCGCTGAGAACCAGTTGGGTGCCGTTCCCATAGTCCCGCTTTATGCCAAGAGAACAGGCTTTATGCAGGCGGAGCCCCCGCTGGAGGATCTGGCATATCTCAATCTGGAGCATTTCCAAATCAGGTCTGATCAACGAAACGCACTGAACGTGGCTTCTTTTCCCATTCTCGCTGCCTCCGGGTATGATCCGGAACTGGATGGCCCCATAGAAGTGGGTCCAAACAAGGTACTGACCACGTCCGATACAGACGGCAGATATTATTATGTGGAAAGTACAGGCTCTGCTCTGGAAGCAGGAGCAAGAGAGCTTAAAGAGCTTGAGCAGGTGATCCAGCAATTCGGAATGCAACTGGAAAAAGGTAGTGCGCTTGAGACTGCAACAGGGCGTTTATTAGAAGCTGGTGACAGTTATTCGCCGATACGAATGTTTAATTTCGAAGTGGAAGAAAGTTTGAATAACCTGATGCGATGGTTCGGAAAGTGGATAGGTCATGATCCAGAAGGTCGATTAAAGCTCCCTTTCGAGATAGCAACCAACTCCTCTGAAAACTGA
- a CDS encoding P22 phage major capsid protein family protein, translating into MTNEISAVMPKILARGLLSLREQAIMPRLVNGSYSSVAAEVGDTIDVPVPVDMQAENVTPSEVSPASASVTTEKVQIELNNWKKASFHLTDKEMMEISSQENFLPMQVSSAVRALANAVNKSIHAEYRGVYGMVGAPGTTPFAASSADATAARKLLLKQRAPKENRFGVLNFDAEANALDLSAFADADKAGQSDVKIEGEIGRKYGINWFSDDHVMEHVTGAAGTPIIDAIDGATNSLEVSGLTSDPNVGDVFTIEGGEQQYTVLSVASVGANRSLTVAPKLPTLTTGLELTFAGSHVVNLVFNRDAFAFANRPLSQSGIGAGLGNQIMTMTDPQTGISLRLEVSRQYKQVVWEFDLLWGVKLVRPELAIRLAG; encoded by the coding sequence ATGACAAACGAAATTTCGGCGGTGATGCCGAAGATTCTTGCGCGTGGCCTGCTTTCATTGCGTGAACAGGCGATCATGCCGCGACTGGTAAACGGTAGTTACAGTTCTGTCGCTGCCGAGGTCGGGGATACAATTGATGTGCCTGTCCCAGTGGATATGCAGGCAGAAAATGTAACACCTTCTGAAGTCTCACCAGCATCAGCAAGCGTAACGACGGAAAAAGTTCAAATTGAACTTAACAACTGGAAGAAGGCGAGCTTCCATCTGACCGACAAGGAAATGATGGAGATATCCTCCCAAGAAAACTTCCTGCCAATGCAAGTAAGTTCTGCGGTTCGTGCCCTTGCCAACGCTGTGAATAAGAGTATCCATGCAGAATATCGCGGGGTTTATGGGATGGTCGGCGCCCCTGGCACGACACCTTTTGCTGCAAGTTCCGCGGATGCAACAGCGGCGCGGAAACTTCTGTTGAAACAAAGAGCCCCTAAAGAAAATCGCTTTGGAGTTCTGAACTTTGATGCGGAAGCCAATGCCCTTGATCTGTCAGCATTTGCAGATGCGGACAAAGCTGGGCAAAGCGACGTCAAGATCGAAGGGGAAATCGGCCGTAAATACGGTATCAACTGGTTCAGTGACGATCATGTGATGGAACATGTCACGGGTGCTGCGGGAACGCCGATTATTGATGCTATCGATGGCGCGACAAATAGCCTCGAAGTCTCTGGTCTGACGTCAGATCCAAATGTGGGCGATGTCTTCACTATTGAAGGTGGGGAGCAGCAATATACAGTCCTTTCCGTTGCTTCTGTGGGGGCAAACAGGTCGCTTACGGTGGCACCCAAATTGCCAACACTGACAACTGGTTTGGAACTTACTTTCGCAGGATCCCACGTGGTCAACCTTGTGTTTAACCGCGATGCGTTCGCCTTTGCAAACCGTCCGCTGTCGCAAAGTGGTATAGGGGCAGGCCTTGGTAATCAGATTATGACGATGACGGATCCTCAAACCGGGATTTCGCTCAGGTTGGAGGTAAGCCGTCAATATAAACAGGTCGTCTGGGAATTTGATCTGCTTTGGGGCGTGAAACTGGTGCGGCCAGAATTGGCAATCCGCTTAGCCGGCTAA
- a CDS encoding DnaT-like ssDNA-binding protein, translating into MSLIVEDGTGVPNAESYVSISDADEHFAALENSSWTRASSGLKENALKNASAYADLYSYPGYLLNAQQGLKWPRAKAYDQDGRRLFGLPTALRAAVLELAVEMINKSAAETFRRPIREKVGPLELVYSNTQKQPSFVFRLLMKIGARPYSITMQRG; encoded by the coding sequence ATGAGTTTGATTGTTGAAGACGGAACTGGTGTCCCCAATGCCGAGAGTTATGTTTCGATCAGTGATGCTGACGAACATTTTGCCGCGTTGGAAAACAGCAGCTGGACGCGTGCCTCTTCAGGTTTGAAAGAGAACGCCCTCAAAAATGCCAGCGCCTATGCCGATCTCTATAGCTATCCGGGATATCTGTTGAATGCGCAGCAAGGCCTAAAATGGCCAAGGGCGAAAGCCTATGATCAAGATGGGCGTCGTCTTTTTGGTCTGCCGACAGCCCTTCGCGCAGCTGTTCTGGAACTTGCCGTCGAGATGATAAACAAGTCAGCAGCGGAAACTTTCAGGCGACCCATAAGAGAAAAGGTGGGCCCCCTTGAACTTGTTTATTCAAACACTCAAAAGCAGCCGAGCTTTGTGTTCCGACTGTTGATGAAAATTGGCGCGCGGCCTTATTCAATCACAATGCAGCGGGGATAG